One genomic region from Stackebrandtia nassauensis DSM 44728 encodes:
- a CDS encoding vWA domain-containing protein, whose protein sequence is MGSPNTRRVLRLAATTVILGGFAVVGTAAPASAADNDGELLMALDASGSMEESDGAGNTKMETARDAVIDVAEAMPGHAKVGLRAYGPASTGSGCKASKELVPIDKIDADAITTAATELKPEGDTPIAYSLEKAAGDFTEAKGPKTILLVSDGEETCGGDPVKVAEKIASQGVDLRVHVIGFQVDDATRKQLTEIAKAGKGSYYDAQDGPALASRLKRASESALRPYQTTGTQIDGSDDGLNPPSLKPGQYLDSLGPNAKGEEPSKYYSFTLEKGSNAYVAATIPWSTPLETDAKNDVYVKVSTKDGSLCESDSGYSKPDGGGSAIATATPVLAFDPEADKGQCGATGDYVVEVNNNGSTDRTGEAPLELVYVQEPAAKATGKLPEAYTEESETGVKPDVDGKPTKITGAGGMSDAPVTESGVYSDVLRPGEEVFYRVPVDWGQQVAYQIDLPKLNAENDKRLGTGTPVSTTIVNPVREEATQTANQDMSYYTGDPDTVDGSTAPVRYRNRNSDNIEVSNTSISGYYYISVRMQADVEDPYFELPITLKVDVKGKTGGEPKYDDPADLGTPAEQLEVKQLSSEGGKDKTLTGGSTTLLWIGIGVGAVLVLGGGGTAWMMVRRRPTA, encoded by the coding sequence GTGGGATCCCCCAACACCCGCCGCGTCCTGAGGCTCGCGGCCACGACGGTCATCCTCGGCGGTTTCGCCGTCGTCGGCACCGCCGCCCCGGCGTCGGCGGCCGACAACGACGGCGAGCTGCTCATGGCGCTGGACGCCTCGGGTTCCATGGAGGAATCCGACGGCGCCGGGAACACCAAGATGGAGACCGCCCGCGACGCCGTCATCGACGTCGCCGAGGCCATGCCCGGCCACGCCAAGGTGGGACTGCGCGCCTATGGGCCGGCGTCCACCGGCTCCGGCTGCAAGGCCAGCAAGGAACTGGTGCCGATCGACAAGATCGACGCCGACGCGATCACCACCGCGGCCACCGAGCTCAAACCCGAGGGCGACACCCCGATCGCCTACTCGCTGGAAAAGGCCGCGGGCGACTTCACCGAAGCCAAGGGCCCCAAGACGATCCTGCTGGTCTCCGACGGCGAGGAGACCTGCGGCGGCGACCCGGTCAAGGTCGCCGAGAAGATCGCCTCCCAGGGAGTCGACCTGCGGGTCCACGTCATCGGCTTCCAGGTCGACGACGCCACCCGCAAACAGCTGACCGAGATCGCCAAGGCCGGCAAGGGCTCCTACTACGACGCCCAGGACGGACCGGCGCTGGCCAGCCGCCTCAAGCGCGCCAGCGAGAGCGCGCTGCGTCCATACCAGACCACCGGCACCCAGATCGACGGCTCCGACGACGGGCTCAACCCGCCGTCGCTGAAGCCGGGCCAGTACCTGGACTCGTTGGGCCCCAACGCCAAGGGCGAGGAACCCAGCAAGTACTACTCGTTCACGCTCGAAAAGGGGTCCAACGCGTACGTCGCGGCCACCATCCCGTGGAGCACTCCACTGGAGACCGATGCCAAGAACGACGTGTACGTCAAGGTGTCCACCAAGGACGGCTCGCTGTGCGAGTCCGACTCCGGGTACAGCAAGCCCGACGGCGGCGGCAGCGCCATCGCCACCGCGACGCCGGTGCTGGCCTTCGACCCCGAGGCCGACAAGGGCCAGTGCGGGGCGACCGGTGACTACGTCGTGGAGGTCAACAACAACGGCTCCACCGACCGCACCGGCGAGGCGCCGCTGGAGCTGGTCTACGTGCAGGAACCCGCCGCCAAGGCCACCGGCAAGCTGCCCGAGGCCTACACCGAGGAGTCGGAGACCGGCGTGAAGCCGGACGTGGACGGCAAGCCGACCAAGATCACCGGCGCCGGAGGCATGAGCGACGCCCCGGTCACCGAGTCCGGTGTGTACTCCGACGTGCTGCGTCCCGGCGAGGAGGTCTTCTACCGGGTGCCGGTCGACTGGGGACAGCAGGTCGCCTACCAGATCGACCTGCCGAAACTCAACGCGGAGAACGACAAGCGACTGGGCACCGGCACCCCGGTGAGCACCACGATCGTCAACCCGGTGCGCGAGGAGGCCACCCAGACGGCCAACCAGGACATGTCGTACTACACCGGCGACCCTGACACAGTGGATGGTTCCACGGCTCCGGTGCGCTACCGCAACCGCAACTCGGACAACATCGAAGTGTCCAACACGTCGATCTCGGGCTACTACTACATCTCGGTGCGGATGCAGGCCGATGTGGAGGACCCGTACTTCGAACTGCCGATCACCCTCAAGGTGGACGTCAAGGGCAAGACCGGCGGTGAGCCTAAGTACGACGACCCCGCCGACCTGGGCACCCCGGCCGAACAGCTGGAGGTCAAACAACTGTCCAGCGAGGGCGGCAAGGACAAGACCCTGACCGGGGGCTCCACGACGCTGCTGTGGATCGGCATCGGCGTGGGAGCGGTGCTCGTCCTCGGCGGTGGCGGCACGGCCTGGATGATGGTGCGCCGCAGGCCAACAGCTTGA
- the ppdK gene encoding pyruvate, phosphate dikinase, producing the protein MTTYVYDFTFGDKDKKDLLGGKGANLAEMTRLGLPVPPGFTITTEACREFLATGSTPKTLSAQVAEHLEALEQAMGRRLGDANDPLLVSVRSGAKFSMPGMMDTVLNVGLTDETVTGLASQAGDERFAWDSYRRLIQMFGKTVWGMDGDAFEDAIESARESAKAATDVDLGVDDLRQLVDVFKGLVREHTGSDFPQDPREQLWQTIEAVFKSWNSERAVLYRRTERIPDDLGTAVNVVGMVFGNLGPDSGTGVAFTRDPATGERGAYGDYLANAQGEDVVAGIRNTVPLSELADIDRASYDELLRTMDTLENHYRDLCDIEFTIERGKLWMLQTRVGKRTAAASFIIAAALANEGTIDLDEALGRVSGEQLSRLMFPAFDLDESTEPIAKGIPAAPGAASGVAVFDARRAVQRADKGETVILVRKETNPDDLPGMIAANGILTARGGKTSHAAVVARGMGTTCVCGADSLTVAEDSFRTADGLTVSEGDVISVDGESGAVYSGELPVKPSSVVSYFETGEVPEADRLVAAVDTIMRHADAARRLGVRANADTGEDAARARRFGATGIGLCRTEHMFLGERRELVERLVLAETEGERKVVLAELLAMQRGDFVEILSAMDGLPVTIRLLDPPLHEFLTDLVELEVRNATEDVDQNLLAAVRRMHEQNPMLGLRGVRLGLTIPGLYDMQVRAIAEAAAQLKSDGKDPRPEIMVPLVGEAKELALVRESALKILEESGVEALVGTMIEVPRAAMTAAAIAEHAEFFSFGTNDLTQMGWGFSRDDVEGSFFSRYLELGIFPVSPFQVLDTDGIGRLVEIAVADGRGARPGIHLGVCGEHGGDPDSVKFFHHTGLDYVSCSPFRVPVARLAAGQAATEYSGQSDSR; encoded by the coding sequence TTGACAACTTACGTTTACGACTTCACTTTCGGCGACAAGGACAAAAAGGATCTGCTGGGCGGCAAGGGCGCCAACCTCGCGGAGATGACCCGACTGGGCCTTCCGGTCCCACCCGGCTTCACCATCACCACCGAGGCCTGTCGGGAATTCCTTGCCACCGGTTCCACCCCCAAGACGCTCTCGGCGCAGGTCGCCGAGCACCTCGAAGCCCTGGAGCAGGCCATGGGCCGCCGCCTGGGAGACGCGAACGACCCGCTGCTGGTGTCGGTGCGCTCCGGCGCCAAGTTCTCGATGCCGGGCATGATGGACACCGTCCTCAATGTCGGACTCACCGATGAGACCGTCACCGGGCTCGCCTCCCAGGCCGGGGACGAACGTTTCGCCTGGGACTCCTACCGGCGGCTGATCCAGATGTTCGGCAAGACCGTGTGGGGCATGGACGGTGACGCCTTCGAGGACGCCATCGAGTCCGCCCGCGAGTCCGCCAAGGCCGCCACCGACGTGGACCTCGGCGTCGACGACCTGCGACAGCTCGTCGACGTCTTCAAGGGACTCGTGCGCGAACACACCGGCTCGGACTTCCCGCAGGACCCGCGCGAACAGCTGTGGCAGACCATCGAGGCGGTCTTCAAGTCCTGGAACTCCGAGCGCGCCGTGCTGTACCGCCGCACCGAGCGCATCCCCGACGACCTGGGCACCGCCGTCAACGTCGTGGGCATGGTCTTCGGCAACCTGGGACCCGACTCCGGCACCGGGGTCGCCTTCACCCGCGACCCGGCCACCGGCGAGCGCGGCGCCTACGGCGACTACCTGGCCAACGCGCAGGGCGAGGACGTGGTGGCGGGCATCCGCAACACCGTGCCACTGTCCGAACTGGCCGACATCGACCGCGCCTCCTACGACGAGCTGCTGCGCACGATGGACACCCTGGAGAACCACTACCGCGACCTGTGTGACATCGAGTTCACCATCGAGCGCGGCAAACTGTGGATGCTGCAGACCCGGGTCGGCAAACGCACCGCCGCGGCCTCCTTCATCATCGCCGCCGCCCTGGCCAACGAGGGCACCATCGACCTCGACGAGGCGCTGGGCCGGGTGTCGGGGGAGCAGCTGTCCCGGTTGATGTTCCCCGCCTTCGACCTCGACGAGTCCACCGAACCCATCGCCAAGGGCATCCCGGCCGCTCCCGGTGCCGCCAGCGGCGTCGCCGTCTTCGACGCGCGGCGCGCCGTGCAACGCGCCGACAAGGGCGAGACGGTGATCCTGGTCCGCAAGGAGACCAACCCGGACGACCTGCCGGGCATGATCGCCGCCAACGGCATCCTCACCGCCCGCGGCGGCAAGACCTCCCACGCCGCCGTGGTCGCCCGCGGCATGGGCACCACCTGTGTGTGCGGCGCCGACAGCCTCACCGTCGCCGAGGACTCGTTCCGCACCGCCGACGGCCTCACCGTCTCAGAGGGCGACGTCATCTCCGTCGACGGCGAATCCGGGGCGGTCTACTCCGGTGAACTGCCCGTCAAACCCTCAAGCGTCGTGTCCTACTTCGAGACCGGCGAGGTACCCGAGGCCGACCGGCTGGTCGCCGCCGTCGACACGATCATGCGGCACGCCGACGCCGCCCGCAGGCTGGGCGTGCGCGCTAACGCCGACACCGGCGAGGACGCCGCCCGTGCCCGGCGCTTCGGCGCCACCGGCATCGGCCTGTGCCGCACCGAGCACATGTTCCTGGGCGAACGCCGCGAACTCGTGGAACGGTTGGTGCTGGCCGAAACCGAGGGCGAGCGGAAGGTGGTGCTGGCGGAGCTGTTGGCCATGCAGCGCGGCGACTTCGTCGAGATCCTGTCCGCCATGGACGGACTGCCGGTGACGATCCGGCTGCTGGACCCGCCGCTGCACGAGTTCCTCACCGACCTGGTGGAACTCGAAGTCCGCAACGCCACCGAGGACGTCGACCAGAACCTGCTGGCCGCGGTGCGGCGCATGCACGAGCAGAACCCGATGCTGGGCCTGCGGGGTGTACGGCTGGGTCTGACGATCCCCGGCCTGTACGACATGCAGGTCCGCGCCATCGCCGAGGCCGCCGCGCAGCTCAAGAGCGACGGCAAGGACCCGCGTCCGGAGATCATGGTCCCGCTGGTGGGCGAGGCCAAGGAACTGGCGCTGGTGCGCGAGTCGGCGCTGAAGATCCTCGAGGAGTCCGGTGTGGAGGCACTGGTCGGCACGATGATCGAGGTGCCGCGCGCGGCCATGACCGCCGCGGCCATCGCCGAACACGCCGAGTTCTTCTCCTTCGGCACCAACGACCTCACCCAGATGGGCTGGGGCTTCTCCCGCGACGACGTCGAGGGCTCCTTCTTCAGCCGCTACCTGGAACTGGGCATCTTCCCGGTGTCGCCGTTCCAGGTCCTCGACACCGACGGCATCGGGCGGCTGGTGGAGATCGCGGTGGCCGACGGCCGCGGCGCCCGACCCGGAATCCACCTGGGTGTGTGCGGCGAACACGGCGGCGACCCCGACTCGGTGAAGTTCTTCCACCACACTGGACTGGACTATGTGTCCTGTTCGCCGTTCCGGGTTCCGGTGGCCCGCTTGGCCGCCGGACAGGCCGCTACGGAGTACTCGGGCCAGTCGGATAGCCGATAG
- a CDS encoding VOC family protein: protein MASRWNSTVIDARDPKRLARWWAEVLDYRVVFETTDMTFIADHTYPKLIVTDTTRAFETPPVGPGLLFISVGAEKHAKNRVHLDINPEDQDAEVERLVDMGARHVDVGHGDRHWVVLADPEGNEFCVMKPIEVPGDLTQAASHVVDGRGHHERLALGFVGAAVLEGLLLQVQ, encoded by the coding sequence ATGGCCAGTCGCTGGAATTCGACCGTGATCGACGCACGCGATCCGAAGAGACTGGCGCGCTGGTGGGCCGAAGTCCTCGACTACCGGGTGGTCTTCGAGACCACCGACATGACCTTCATCGCCGACCACACCTACCCCAAACTCATCGTCACCGACACCACCCGGGCCTTCGAGACCCCACCGGTCGGGCCGGGCCTGCTGTTCATCTCGGTCGGCGCCGAGAAACACGCCAAGAACCGGGTGCACCTGGACATCAACCCCGAAGACCAGGACGCCGAGGTGGAGCGCCTGGTCGACATGGGTGCCCGGCACGTGGACGTCGGCCACGGCGACCGGCACTGGGTGGTGCTGGCCGACCCCGAGGGCAACGAGTTCTGCGTCATGAAACCGATCGAGGTCCCCGGGGACTTAACGCAAGCGGCCTCACATGTTGTCGACGGTCGTGGTCACCACGAACGGCTTGCCCTTGGGTTCGTAGGCGCCGCCGTACTCGAAGGTCTCCTTCTTCAGGTTCAGTGA
- the dnaG gene encoding DNA primase yields the protein MAGRIRGEDVALVRERTDIAEVIGEHVTLKPAGGGNLKGLCPFHDERTPSFNVTPSKGFFHCFGCGAGGDAISFLTELEHLSFAEAVERLASKAGVTLHYEDTDGRSSSRSQQPGRKQRLLAAHTEAAKFYSEQLASPEARIARDFLSERGFDRDAAESFGCGFAPPGWDALTKHLRGRGFTPDELTEGGLAKPARSGSLIDRFRGRLVWPIHDLTGGIIGFGARRLSEDDNGPKYLNTPETPLYKKSQVLYGIDAAKREIAKRRQVVVVEGYTDVMACHLAGVPTAVATCGTAFGSDHINVLRRLLMDSDEFKGEVIFTFDGDEAGQKAALKAFGDEQRFVAQTYIAVSPGGMDPCELRMAQGDEAVRELVAGREHLVDFAIATTLASYDLDSVEGRVAALRATAPLVARIKDKSLHPGYTQRLAGRLGEDVDLVRRWVHAARSKQAPPQAGPARRKVTGPRLLSERDVLKLAVQHPEMAGPYFDEVDETYFSDPMHVVVRRAIANAGGAAAAASGPNWGMAISDACGDLAAAALVAELAVEPLRIDGEPDTRYVATALAGVQWPVVEEQVAELKSKLQRMNPETDSEGYMKLFGELMALEQRLRGLKERAAGAL from the coding sequence GTGGCCGGACGGATACGTGGCGAGGATGTCGCACTGGTGCGCGAACGCACCGACATCGCCGAGGTGATCGGCGAACACGTCACGCTCAAACCGGCCGGGGGCGGCAACCTCAAGGGGCTGTGCCCGTTCCACGACGAACGCACCCCCAGCTTCAACGTCACCCCGTCCAAGGGTTTCTTCCACTGCTTCGGCTGCGGCGCCGGCGGCGACGCCATCAGCTTCCTCACCGAACTCGAACACCTCAGCTTCGCCGAGGCCGTCGAACGGCTCGCCTCCAAAGCCGGGGTGACCCTGCACTACGAGGACACCGACGGCCGCTCCTCGTCCCGCTCGCAACAGCCGGGCCGCAAACAGCGACTCCTGGCCGCCCACACCGAGGCCGCGAAGTTCTACAGTGAACAGCTCGCCTCGCCCGAGGCCCGCATCGCCCGCGACTTCCTGTCCGAACGCGGCTTCGACCGCGACGCCGCCGAAAGCTTCGGCTGCGGCTTCGCGCCACCCGGCTGGGACGCGCTCACCAAACACCTGCGCGGCCGCGGCTTCACCCCCGACGAACTCACCGAGGGCGGGCTGGCCAAACCGGCACGCTCCGGCTCCCTCATCGACCGGTTCCGGGGACGACTGGTGTGGCCGATCCACGACCTGACCGGCGGCATCATCGGCTTCGGCGCCCGCCGACTGTCCGAAGACGACAACGGCCCGAAATACCTCAACACCCCCGAGACGCCGCTGTACAAGAAATCGCAGGTCCTGTACGGCATCGACGCCGCCAAACGCGAGATCGCCAAACGGCGCCAGGTCGTGGTCGTGGAGGGCTACACCGACGTCATGGCCTGCCACCTCGCCGGAGTGCCCACCGCCGTGGCCACCTGCGGCACCGCCTTCGGCAGCGACCACATCAACGTGCTGCGGCGCCTGCTGATGGACTCCGACGAGTTCAAGGGCGAGGTCATCTTCACCTTCGACGGCGACGAGGCCGGACAGAAGGCCGCGCTGAAGGCCTTCGGCGACGAACAGCGCTTCGTCGCCCAGACCTACATCGCGGTGTCCCCCGGCGGCATGGACCCGTGCGAACTGCGCATGGCACAGGGCGACGAGGCGGTTCGTGAGCTCGTCGCCGGACGCGAACACCTCGTCGACTTCGCCATCGCCACCACCCTGGCCTCCTACGACCTCGACAGCGTCGAGGGCCGGGTGGCCGCGCTGCGCGCCACCGCGCCACTGGTGGCCCGCATCAAGGACAAGTCCCTGCACCCCGGGTACACGCAGCGGCTGGCCGGACGACTCGGCGAGGACGTCGACCTGGTGCGCCGCTGGGTGCACGCCGCCCGCAGCAAACAGGCCCCGCCGCAGGCGGGACCGGCCCGCCGCAAGGTCACCGGCCCCCGGCTGCTGTCCGAACGCGACGTGCTGAAACTGGCCGTCCAGCACCCCGAGATGGCCGGACCGTACTTCGACGAGGTCGACGAGACCTACTTCTCCGACCCGATGCACGTCGTGGTGCGCCGCGCCATCGCCAACGCCGGGGGCGCGGCAGCCGCCGCGTCCGGCCCCAACTGGGGTATGGCGATCTCCGACGCCTGCGGCGACCTGGCCGCCGCCGCCCTGGTCGCCGAACTGGCGGTCGAACCGCTGCGCATCGACGGCGAACCCGACACCCGCTACGTCGCCACCGCGCTGGCCGGGGTGCAGTGGCCGGTCGTGGAGGAACAGGTCGCCGAACTCAAGTCCAAGTTGCAGCGCATGAACCCCGAGACCGACTCCGAGGGCTACATGAAACTGTTCGGCGAGCTGATGGCGCTGGAACAGCGGCTGCGCGGACTCAAGGAACGCGCCGCCGGAGCCCTGTGA
- a CDS encoding ABC transporter ATP-binding protein encodes MSTAPHISAHKLVKRYGDSNAVDGIDLSVAPGEAFGFLGPNGAGKSTTMRMIGCVSRPTGGQLSVLGMDTATQGPAIRARLGVVPQEDTLDTEITLFDNLVIYARYFGIKYKVAKQRATELLEFVRLADRAKMKVEELSGGMKRRLTIARALVNEPDIIMLDEPTTGLDPQARHLVWERLFRLKQRGITIILTTHYMDEAEQLCDRLVIMDGGRIAAQGSPRELIDTHVTREVVELRFEGQHTDELSDLADKLDGIDAQVEALPDRILLYAADGDAAVAEVHGRAIQPSSVLARRATLEDVFLRLTGRSLVE; translated from the coding sequence GTGTCCACCGCTCCGCACATCTCCGCGCACAAACTCGTGAAACGCTACGGCGACTCCAACGCCGTGGACGGCATCGACCTGTCCGTCGCGCCCGGCGAGGCCTTCGGCTTCCTGGGCCCCAACGGCGCCGGGAAGTCCACCACGATGCGCATGATCGGCTGCGTCTCCCGTCCCACCGGCGGGCAGCTGTCGGTACTGGGCATGGACACCGCCACCCAGGGCCCCGCGATCCGGGCCCGGCTGGGCGTCGTCCCGCAAGAGGACACACTGGACACCGAGATCACGTTGTTCGACAACCTGGTGATCTACGCCCGCTACTTCGGCATCAAGTACAAGGTCGCCAAACAGCGCGCCACCGAACTGCTGGAGTTCGTGCGGCTGGCCGACCGCGCCAAGATGAAGGTCGAGGAACTGTCCGGCGGCATGAAACGCCGCCTCACCATCGCCCGCGCCCTGGTCAACGAACCCGACATCATCATGCTGGACGAGCCGACCACCGGCCTGGACCCGCAGGCCCGGCACCTGGTGTGGGAGCGGCTGTTCCGGCTCAAGCAGCGCGGCATCACCATCATCCTGACCACGCACTACATGGACGAGGCCGAGCAGCTGTGCGACCGGCTGGTCATCATGGACGGCGGCCGGATCGCCGCCCAGGGCTCGCCCCGCGAACTCATCGACACCCACGTCACCCGTGAGGTCGTCGAACTGCGCTTCGAGGGCCAGCACACCGACGAGCTGTCCGACCTGGCCGACAAACTCGACGGCATCGACGCGCAGGTGGAGGCGCTGCCCGACCGGATCCTGCTGTACGCCGCCGACGGCGACGCCGCCGTGGCCGAGGTCCACGGCCGCGCCATCCAACCGTCCAGTGTACTGGCCCGCCGGGCCACCCTCGAAGACGTCTTCCTGCGCCTGACCGGCCGCAGCCTGGTCGAGTAG
- a CDS encoding ABC transporter permease, which produces MIGTLHALEYWWMNYRRVWYGSVFSSFVMPVLFLVSIGYGVGSYVGSTESLGGVDYAAFVAPGLLASTALQMVGGEMTWPVFAALRWGQQYKAMQTSPLTPRQILSGHLLYGLIRVAVTAIVFAVVMAAFGIFSATAPLSVVATIGVGYAFIGWVYAFSVSVKSETTLSIIHRFGIVPVSLFSGVFFPLSQLPAYLQPLAWISPLWHGAELSRWAVSGTPTPWPWYLHIAYLLVLGTVGWWLAGAQLRRRMTS; this is translated from the coding sequence ATGATCGGAACGCTGCACGCCCTCGAGTACTGGTGGATGAACTACCGCCGGGTCTGGTACGGCTCGGTGTTCTCCAGCTTCGTCATGCCGGTGCTGTTCCTGGTGAGCATCGGCTACGGCGTCGGCTCCTATGTGGGCTCCACCGAGTCGTTGGGCGGCGTCGACTACGCCGCCTTCGTCGCGCCCGGCCTGCTGGCCTCCACCGCGCTGCAGATGGTCGGCGGCGAGATGACCTGGCCGGTGTTCGCCGCGCTGCGCTGGGGCCAGCAGTACAAGGCCATGCAGACCTCGCCGCTGACGCCGCGCCAGATCCTGTCCGGGCACCTGCTGTACGGGCTGATCCGGGTCGCCGTCACCGCGATCGTGTTCGCCGTCGTCATGGCGGCCTTCGGCATCTTCTCGGCCACCGCGCCGCTGTCGGTCGTGGCCACCATCGGCGTCGGCTACGCCTTCATCGGCTGGGTCTACGCCTTCTCCGTGTCGGTCAAGAGCGAGACGACGCTGTCCATCATCCACCGGTTCGGGATCGTGCCGGTCAGCCTGTTCTCCGGGGTGTTCTTCCCGCTGTCACAGCTGCCGGCCTACCTGCAACCCCTCGCCTGGATCTCTCCACTGTGGCACGGCGCCGAGCTGTCCCGGTGGGCGGTCTCGGGCACGCCCACCCCGTGGCCCTGGTACCTGCACATCGCCTACCTGCTCGTTTTGGGCACGGTCGGCTGGTGGCTGGCCGGAGCCCAGCTGCGACGCCGCATGACGTCCTAG
- a CDS encoding ABC transporter permease, protein MTVLAVQLFRVRLGRSGAMVERNYTAHRRAWLLIISGVFEPLFYLFGLGIGVGALIGTIPLPDGREIDYATFVAPAMLANAAMMAAIAETTFNVFGKLKWAKLYDGILATPMRPMEIMMGETMWALIRGAIYVIAFIAVMAAMGMIASAWAILALPAAILIGLSFVGIGLTLSTVFKSWTDFDWLISIIFVMFLFSGTFTPVETYPEALRWLVYLSPLYHGIELVRGLTLGLPEWGLLGHAAFLAAVGGVGIAVAARRMGRLLYK, encoded by the coding sequence ATGACTGTTCTCGCCGTCCAGCTGTTCCGGGTGCGGCTCGGCCGTTCCGGCGCCATGGTGGAGCGCAACTACACCGCGCACCGCCGCGCCTGGCTGCTCATCATCTCCGGCGTCTTCGAGCCGCTGTTCTACCTGTTCGGCCTCGGCATCGGCGTCGGTGCCCTGATCGGGACGATCCCGCTGCCCGACGGCCGCGAGATCGACTACGCCACCTTCGTGGCCCCGGCGATGCTGGCCAACGCCGCCATGATGGCCGCCATCGCCGAGACCACCTTCAACGTGTTCGGGAAACTGAAGTGGGCCAAGCTGTACGACGGCATCCTGGCCACCCCGATGCGCCCCATGGAGATCATGATGGGCGAGACCATGTGGGCCCTGATCCGCGGCGCCATCTACGTCATCGCGTTCATCGCCGTCATGGCCGCCATGGGCATGATCGCCTCGGCCTGGGCCATCCTGGCACTGCCCGCCGCCATCCTCATCGGACTGTCGTTCGTGGGCATCGGCCTCACCCTGTCGACGGTCTTCAAGAGCTGGACCGACTTCGACTGGCTGATCTCGATCATCTTCGTGATGTTCCTGTTCTCGGGCACCTTCACCCCGGTCGAGACCTACCCGGAGGCGCTGCGCTGGCTGGTGTACCTGTCGCCGCTGTACCACGGCATCGAACTCGTCCGCGGTCTCACGCTCGGCCTGCCGGAGTGGGGCCTGCTCGGCCACGCCGCCTTCCTGGCCGCCGTCGGCGGGGTCGGCATCGCCGTGGCCGCGCGCCGGATGGGCAGACTGCTGTACAAATAG
- a CDS encoding ThuA domain-containing protein has product MRSLRVFAAVGAVLVTVLATPQPASAAADGPRVLVFTKVSDPKQAHRSTPEAVNLLEMNGRRYGYNVDASADAAKFSAKSLADYDVVMFLNTYGDVLDDGQQKAFQTWMSDGGGFVGVHGAARTEPDWDYYHDLVGAYESEGEGGPLAEHDVTVDTELPAAEHAPAEMDDHNDQWYQFDRDPGKLKKMGIVANAPVVGDDLSPVTWARPFEGGRTWYTSLGHSAKAYEDGNFTKLLRSGIWWTAGEKNAPLVSATDAAPPWQYGLSFLAWIAAVAIGGGVAVVKLNRREALP; this is encoded by the coding sequence ATGCGCAGTCTGAGGGTGTTCGCGGCCGTCGGGGCCGTTCTGGTGACGGTTCTGGCCACGCCACAACCCGCGTCCGCCGCCGCCGACGGACCGCGGGTGCTGGTGTTCACGAAGGTCTCCGACCCGAAACAGGCCCACCGCTCCACCCCCGAGGCGGTCAACCTGCTGGAGATGAACGGCCGCCGCTACGGCTACAACGTCGACGCCAGCGCCGACGCCGCCAAGTTCTCGGCGAAGTCGCTGGCGGACTACGACGTGGTCATGTTCCTCAACACCTACGGCGACGTCCTCGACGACGGCCAGCAGAAGGCCTTCCAGACCTGGATGAGCGACGGCGGCGGCTTCGTCGGCGTCCACGGCGCCGCCCGCACCGAACCCGACTGGGACTACTACCACGACCTGGTGGGCGCCTACGAATCCGAGGGCGAGGGCGGCCCGCTGGCCGAACACGACGTCACGGTCGACACCGAACTGCCCGCCGCCGAACACGCCCCGGCCGAGATGGACGACCACAATGACCAGTGGTACCAGTTCGACCGCGATCCCGGGAAGCTCAAGAAGATGGGGATCGTCGCCAACGCCCCGGTCGTGGGCGACGACCTGTCCCCGGTGACCTGGGCGCGCCCCTTCGAGGGCGGCCGGACCTGGTACACGTCGCTGGGCCACTCCGCCAAGGCATACGAGGACGGCAACTTCACCAAACTGCTGCGCAGCGGCATCTGGTGGACCGCGGGGGAGAAGAACGCACCCCTGGTGTCCGCCACCGACGCCGCCCCACCGTGGCAGTACGGGCTGTCGTTCCTGGCCTGGATCGCCGCGGTGGCGATCGGCGGCGGCGTCGCGGTCGTCAAACTCAACCGCCGCGAAGCCCTGCCCTAG